TCCCGAATGAGTTGAAGGGAAGTTGCCTCACCAATTCCACTTGTTGCACCAGTAATGATATACGTACCCATTTAAACGCTTCCTTTCTGTCATCAGTTAAAATACGATTTGTACGATCTACATAAAAAAGGAGGGGGATTCATGCTACGACGTGTACAACTTCTCATGACCCTCATCTTGACCATCGGCTTGATTGCCTTTTTATCCTACTATTGGAGTGTCTATATGGTAGGTTGGCTGTCCATCGTCATCATCTTGGTCGTCATGAGCGTGTTCGTCATCATTTTACTTGAAAATCGGAACCCAGAACGAACGCTCGTCTGGGCACTCGTCATGATGGCATTGCCTGTCGTTGGCGTATTCGTGTATTTCACATTTGGTCAGAATTACCGTCGAAAACGAATGTTTCGACTGAAGGCAATGCTTGATGAAGAGTCTTACATTAAATATCGTACCCAGTTTAAGGCAGGGGTACACCAATCAGTGTTCCAAGAAGGACATTATGGAAAAGTTGTGACACTTATCGATTCAATCAGTCGCCTTCCGATTTCGTATAATACACATACAAGGATCTTGACGAATGGTCAGGAAAAGTTTCCGATTCTTTTAGAAGAGATTCGTCAAGCACAGCATCATATTCATTTGGAGTACTATATCGTACGCGATGATCAACTTGCGCTTCAGTTACAGGAAGCGTTGATTGAAAAGGCCAAGCAAGGAATCGAGGTCCGCTTTCTTTATGATGCTGTCGGATGTTTTTCGACGGATAAACATTATTTCAAGAAGATGCAGGCGGCTGGTATTGAGGTTCGTGCGTTTTTCCCCGTCGTCTTACCGTTTATTTCGAGTAAATCTAACTACCGGAATCATCGGAAAATCGTCGTCATCGATGGAACGGTTGCTTTTACAGGCGGAATCAACATTGGCGACGAGTATATCGGTCGTGATCAACATTTTGGTTTCTGGCGTGATACTCACCTTCTTGTAAGAGGAGAGGCTGTCTCTGAACTCCAATTGATTTTTTTGCAAGACTGGTATTACATGACCGGTGAACGGCTGTTTACCCCGTTTTATATGGAGCCACTTGAGTACGTTGAAGAAGCAACAGGAGGCGTTCAAATCATTGCAAGCGGACCTGATGAGCCACATGAGGCAATGAAATCACTTTACTTCGGGCTCATCACGGAAGCGCGTGAATCGGTCTATATTGCTTCCCCGTATTTGATACCGGACGAAGATCTCATGACAGCGCTGAAGACAGCTGCTATGGCAGGGATTGATGTCCGTATTCTACTACCGAGTTTCCCAGATCATAAAATCGTGTTTTATGCGAGCCGTTCATACTTTGATGATTTGCTACAAGCTGGTGTGAAAATCTACGAGTACAACAAAGGGTTCATGCACTCGAAAGTCATCGTCGTCGATGACGCCATCGCAACGATTGGGACAGCGAACATGGATTTACGTAGTTTTCATTTGAATTTCGAAGTGAATGCTTTTTTATACGGAACAAACTCTGTTCATGAACTGACACGTGATTTTTATGAAGATTTTAGCCATTCAACACAAGTTGATGCTGATCTGTTTCATCGGCGTCCATTACGCCGTCGATTGATTGAATCAATTTCACGTTTATTCTCACCGTTACTCTAGCAAAAGGGGACGATTCAGATGTTTGAAGCCATTAATGCTTCTGGTAAACGCATCATGATTCACAGATTTCCCATCCATGAATTAAAAGCGATGTCCTTACGTTGTCCGTATTGCCTGAAGCCATTGCGCGTCAGGCAAGGACGACGACCACATTTTGCACATATCTCAGCTTGTTCAGGAGAAAGTAGTTTGCATATGTCCTGGAAAAAGCGTATTGCCGATTCTTTAATAAACGCAGGTATCCAAGTCGAATTTGAATGGATGACTGGAGAGAGACGTTTTGACCTGTGGATACCAGAAAGGGAACTTGGAATTGAAATTCAACGTTCTCCAATGTCGGCAGAGGAATGGATGAGACGAGCCATACTTGATGCGAAACAAGAACAAACAGTTCGGTGGATCGGATTTCATCCTTCACAGGGTGTCACATTGCGATTGCAAGGTTGGATGCGACAAGCATTTTTACAAAATGATTATTTGGATCTAATCGTCGAGAATCAAATCCGGAGATTTCGACATCCGGTTCCTTTTGCGAAACATCATGTCTATTGTACGGTTCAATCGCTTTCGTTATCTGATTTTCTCTCGATAGAGTCTTCATCATTTCCTCGGAAATTTTCAATCGCTCGATGGCAAGGAATCGTTCATCGCTATCGTCGACGTCCTTTTTATCCTTCATTACCTCCACGCCTCCTAAAGGTTCCACTGTATCAAGCAGGTTTCCATCTACAAAATCTTCCCTCTTTTGTCTTTCTTCCCATCACACGTTTATTATTTCTACCCGTCCATCCCTTTGAATTTCAAATCGTCGTCTTTTTAGAGCTAAAAGGAAGATATACTTCGATCTGTCTGGAACATGCCATAAATCAACTGCTTCAGCAATTGAATCTATCAATTGAAAGAGAGTTGATTGATGCTCTTGTCAGGGAATGGATGGAGCGGATTGAGGAGGCGAATAAGCTGTTTTAGCAGGAGCACTTCGATTGTTTGTCGAAAAGAAAACAGGTATAACTGAATTAAAGGAGTGAGGGAAATGGCAGAAGTATTAACACGTCAAGATGTTGACGTTACAGAAACATGGAATCTAGAGTCGATTTACGCAACGAACGAAGCGTGGGAAGAAGAATTCGAATCGGTGAAAGCGATGCTTCCATTACTCGTCGAGTATAAGGGTCGTCTTGGACAGAGTGCAGAAACGCTCTATGAAGGGTTACAGTTACGAGACGAAGTCTCAAGACGCCTTTATAAGCTTTATACATACGCGCACATGCGTTATGACGAAAATACAGCAGACAGCTTCTATCAAGCCATGAACGACCGTGCTCGGACGCTCGCGTCGCAAATCGGAGCAACACTTGCTTTCATGACACCAGAACTATTAGCTGTACCTGAGTCAACGATTGAGACGTATCTTAATGAGAATCCAGATCTTGCGATGTATCGTCACGCATTTGATGAATTGAATCAAGAGCGTGAACACGTCCTGACGGAAGCAGAAGAAGCGATTCTTGCGAAGGCAGGAGAAGTACTCGGTCAATCCGGTACGACGTTCGGTATGTTGAACAATGCAGATCTGACATTCCCGAAAATTAAAGGGGAAGACGGAGAAGAGACAGAGTTGACACATGGTCGCTTCATCACATTCCTTGAATCATCTGATCGTTCGGTCCGTGAAGCAGCATTTAAAGCGATGTACGGAACATATGCGAAATACACCAATACACTCGCCTCGACACTTGCTGGGTCAGTTAAGAAAGACAACTTCTATGCGGATGTCCGGAAGTTCCCATCGGCACGCGCAGCAGCTTTACACGGTAATGCGATTCCTGAGTCCGTCTATGATGGATTAGTTGAAGCGGTACATGAGCATTTACCACTGCTCCATCGTTACGTCGCCCTGCGTAAGCGGGTGCTCGGACTCGATGAACTACACGTGTATGATATGTACACACCACTCGTTTCTGAGGTGGAGATGAAAGTCTCTTACGAGGAAGCGAAACAATTGATGGTTGAAGGACTCGCCCCGCTCGGAGCGGAGTACAAGCACATCCTCGAAGAAGGATTGTCTGAACGTTGGGTTGATGTCCGGGAGACGCGTGGTAAACGGAGTGGAGCTTACTCTTCTGGTGCTTATGATACACAGCCGTTCATTTTGATGAACTGGCAAGACAACATCAACAACCTCTTTACACTCGCACATGAATTCGGACATTCTGTCCATAGTTATTACACGCGGAAATCTCAACCATATCCATATGGTGACTATTCAATCTTCGTCGCAGAAGTCGCCTCAACGACGAATGAAGCATTATTGAACGACTATCTATTGAAAAAAGTGACGGATCGTAAAGAAAAACTCTATCTATTGAACAATCAACTCGAAACATTCCGCGGAACATTGTTCCGACAAACGATGTTCGCCGAGTTCGAACATGCAATCCATGATGCGGCTCGTCTTGGACAATCGCTGACACCGGAATTCCTAACGTCAACGTATTATGCGTTGAATCAAAAATACTTCGGAGAAGAAATTGTATTAGATGAAGAAATTGGTCTAGAATGGGCTCGGATTCCACACTTCTACTACAATTATTATGTCTATCAGTATGCAACAGGTATTTCTGCTGCTGCTGCCTTGACGGATCAGATTCTAGAAGAAGGACAACCTGCTGTAGAGCGATACATCAACAATTTCTTAAAAGCGGGATCAAGTGATTATCCAATCGAAGTGTTAAAAGCTGCGGGTGTTGATATGACAACAAAAGCACCAGTGGAAGCAGCACTTCGTCAATTTGAACGTGTCCTAGATGAATTTGAATCTTTGTTAGCAGAGTGACATCTTTGTGACAAAGTGAACAAAGAGTGGAAAAGAGGAGAGGTCCACGATATACTTATATTGTGAAGAGGGTCACATTCCCCAGTCGATTCTCTTTTTCCCCCATCCAGTGGTCAAAAGAAAAGTCCTTCTCGTCATGAGGGACTTTTTCTTTTGTCTATGATTGAACATAAAAAGGACAGTGAAGCACGCTTCACTGTCCTTTTTATGTTTTTATCATGCATGTGCCGAATCTTTTAAATGACGCCATACTTTTCCATCACAGTACGATAGAGAAGCACATTTTTGTTGCAAGACTAGTTTTTTTAATTCATGTTCAATCTGGGATTCAGGAGCGTCATAAATAAAGGCGATTTCAGCCGTTGTTGCTGTTTCATACCGTCTCAAGAATTGTTCGAGTGGTGGCTTCGGTTGTTTTTCGATCGTATGATCTAGCAATTCACTTAAGATCGAGACATACACCAAATACTCATAAGGTCCTTCTGCTTTAATCGCTTCTTCGTCTCCGACGAAAGCAAGTGTCGGAAGAATCCGAACATCCCACTCGGTGACTAGTTCAGTTTCTTTCTCGAGCATTTGCTGAATCGTATCCGACGACACATCACGATGGAACTCTTCTAAATCCAAACCATACTCCGTCAATGCTTCTGCTAGCCGCATCAATGATGGGCGACTATAAGCACTTTCTCCTTCGACGTTATGAAGCATTCGAAGGCGTCGCATGAATCGCATACCAAACGTTTTTCCTTGAAGCTCAATTGCTTTTAGAATGACGAGTGGTGACATATCGCATGCAGATCGTGATGGAGCACATGGAATCGTTGCAATCGTCCGAAGACGGAACAGATGACCATATTCTAGCTCTAGCTTCTTGAGGACGGGTATCAACCGTAAACCATCCGTTTGTGTCACATCTAGAAAATGATAGATTTCCAGAGGTTTCGTCGGTTGTTGAATCGATGGTTCGTCCAATGAACAATAAGATCCGTTGCATTGTGCGTGTTCCATCCGTTCACCCCTTCCTGTTGTTATCGTTACCCTATTTTAGCAACGAAAAAAAAGAAAGAGCAAAGGTTTTGCTTGTTCATTCTTACACGAAAAATCAAGAAAGCGCTTTACGTTCCATGAAGCGAACGATTTTGTTTTTTGTTTTGCGCTTGGGAATGTCGTGTTCTGAAAGAAGTCGCTCGAAATCCTTTTGCCCTTGTTCGAAGTTACTGACCTCAAACTCTAACTCATAATCGGTATGTCCGAGATAGCGACTTTTATCAAGGACAAGCAATCCTTCTGGAAGAACGGTTTCGATTCGTTCTGTCTCTAATCGACCTAAATGTTCTAAAGATCCCTGTAAATCAAATGAATTTAGCTGATTGTTCATCTCTTCGGAATGAATTAGACCGTATTTGAATAAATCTTCTGCTTCAGTTGCTGATAACGTGACATGTGTCTCAAGCAACCCCTTTTCATGAGGTTGTTTTAAAGTCAGTACGAGTCCCTGTTTTTTTCACGAATCCGTAATGCAGCGCCTTTTTTACGAAGTTCAAAATCTGGTGTATCAAAATAATCATTTGCTTGCCAAATGGGTTGTTTTGTTGACGCATAATGGGTAAATAGTGATAGATATTCTTGTTCAGACAATAAGTTCTTAAATTCGATTTCCAATTCTTGTCTAATCGGAATCACGCCTTTCTAGTTGAATGTCTGAAAATATGATAACATGAATGAGGTAGGAACAGGCACCGAACCAATACTATTCGATTAAAAGTGGTGACAAATCAGATGACAAAAGAAAATTGGGATTTATTTCTTGCGCCGTATCAAATCGCGGTCGATGAGTTGAAAGTTAAGCTAAAAAGCGATTCGTAAACAATTTCAGCAACGGGGAGAACATTCACCGATTGAATTTGTCACAGGACGGGTCAAACCTGTAAAGAGCATTCTTCAAAAAGCGGAACGAAAAGCAATTGCGCGCGAGTCATTAGAACAAGATATGCAGGATATCGCCGGATTACGTATCATGTGTCAATTCGTCGATGATATCATTCATGTCCTTGAGCTCTTGCGCTCGCGCGGAGATTTCAAAATCGTCGAAGAACGAAACTACATTACGCAAAAAAAGGATAGTGGCTATCGATCGTATCACGTCATCATTGCCTATCCGGTACAGACAATCGAAGGTGAAGTTCCGACATTAGTCGAAATTCAAATTCGAACGCTTGCGATGAACTTCTGGGCAACGATTGAACACTCGTTGAACTATAAGTACCAAGGAAATATTCCGGAAGAGACGCGTGAGCGATTGCGGCGTGCGGCAGAGGCAGCATTTTTGCTTGATGCGGAGATGAGCCAGCTGAAAGTAGAAATCCAAGACGCACAACTCGTCTTTCAACGCGACGCTAAGGCGTCTGAACGATTAAAAGAGTAGGGGGATGACCATGCGTTTTGCAATCACGGCTCGTGATGATGAGC
This region of Exiguobacterium acetylicum DSM 20416 genomic DNA includes:
- the cls gene encoding cardiolipin synthase, which codes for MLRRVQLLMTLILTIGLIAFLSYYWSVYMVGWLSIVIILVVMSVFVIILLENRNPERTLVWALVMMALPVVGVFVYFTFGQNYRRKRMFRLKAMLDEESYIKYRTQFKAGVHQSVFQEGHYGKVVTLIDSISRLPISYNTHTRILTNGQEKFPILLEEIRQAQHHIHLEYYIVRDDQLALQLQEALIEKAKQGIEVRFLYDAVGCFSTDKHYFKKMQAAGIEVRAFFPVVLPFISSKSNYRNHRKIVVIDGTVAFTGGINIGDEYIGRDQHFGFWRDTHLLVRGEAVSELQLIFLQDWYYMTGERLFTPFYMEPLEYVEEATGGVQIIASGPDEPHEAMKSLYFGLITEARESVYIASPYLIPDEDLMTALKTAAMAGIDVRILLPSFPDHKIVFYASRSYFDDLLQAGVKIYEYNKGFMHSKVIVVDDAIATIGTANMDLRSFHLNFEVNAFLYGTNSVHELTRDFYEDFSHSTQVDADLFHRRPLRRRLIESISRLFSPLL
- a CDS encoding competence protein CoiA family protein, whose translation is MFEAINASGKRIMIHRFPIHELKAMSLRCPYCLKPLRVRQGRRPHFAHISACSGESSLHMSWKKRIADSLINAGIQVEFEWMTGERRFDLWIPERELGIEIQRSPMSAEEWMRRAILDAKQEQTVRWIGFHPSQGVTLRLQGWMRQAFLQNDYLDLIVENQIRRFRHPVPFAKHHVYCTVQSLSLSDFLSIESSSFPRKFSIARWQGIVHRYRRRPFYPSLPPRLLKVPLYQAGFHLQNLPSFVFLPITRLLFLPVHPFEFQIVVFLELKGRYTSICLEHAINQLLQQLNLSIERELIDALVREWMERIEEANKLF
- the pepF gene encoding oligoendopeptidase F yields the protein MAEVLTRQDVDVTETWNLESIYATNEAWEEEFESVKAMLPLLVEYKGRLGQSAETLYEGLQLRDEVSRRLYKLYTYAHMRYDENTADSFYQAMNDRARTLASQIGATLAFMTPELLAVPESTIETYLNENPDLAMYRHAFDELNQEREHVLTEAEEAILAKAGEVLGQSGTTFGMLNNADLTFPKIKGEDGEETELTHGRFITFLESSDRSVREAAFKAMYGTYAKYTNTLASTLAGSVKKDNFYADVRKFPSARAAALHGNAIPESVYDGLVEAVHEHLPLLHRYVALRKRVLGLDELHVYDMYTPLVSEVEMKVSYEEAKQLMVEGLAPLGAEYKHILEEGLSERWVDVRETRGKRSGAYSSGAYDTQPFILMNWQDNINNLFTLAHEFGHSVHSYYTRKSQPYPYGDYSIFVAEVASTTNEALLNDYLLKKVTDRKEKLYLLNNQLETFRGTLFRQTMFAEFEHAIHDAARLGQSLTPEFLTSTYYALNQKYFGEEIVLDEEIGLEWARIPHFYYNYYVYQYATGISAAAALTDQILEEGQPAVERYINNFLKAGSSDYPIEVLKAAGVDMTTKAPVEAALRQFERVLDEFESLLAE
- a CDS encoding DsbA family protein, which codes for MEHAQCNGSYCSLDEPSIQQPTKPLEIYHFLDVTQTDGLRLIPVLKKLELEYGHLFRLRTIATIPCAPSRSACDMSPLVILKAIELQGKTFGMRFMRRLRMLHNVEGESAYSRPSLMRLAEALTEYGLDLEEFHRDVSSDTIQQMLEKETELVTEWDVRILPTLAFVGDEEAIKAEGPYEYLVYVSILSELLDHTIEKQPKPPLEQFLRRYETATTAEIAFIYDAPESQIEHELKKLVLQQKCASLSYCDGKVWRHLKDSAHA